From the genome of Paracholeplasma manati:
TCATGGTTGAAATTACAGATATCCAACAATTTTATGAAATCGATTCAACTTCAGTGGATTATATTTGTCTCAAGTATTTTAACGATGAAGCCATCAGACGAATCATCTTGGACAATCGAGGCAAAAAACGACTTATCATCGGAGGACTGATTTTACCACAGCGATTAGATGTGATAGGTTCTTATCAATTTGACTTCTTGTACACCAGTCTGTTTAGCAATGCATCGCGAATCTATGATATCGGTGTTAAAGTTGGCGTTTAGTCTAGTAAAAACGCGGTATTTATAGTAAAATAACTATGTTACACGGAGGAATTGTATGAACTTAAAAGATTATATTGCATCCATTGAAAATTTTCCAAAAGAAGGCATTTTGTTTAGAGATATTACACCGCTCATGCTGAATGGCGAAGCGTATAAATATGCTTGTGACCAAATGGTGGCGTTTGCTAAAGAAGTCGGCGCTACAGTCATCGTTGGTCCTGAAGCAAGGGGATTCATTTTTGGTTGTCCTGTCGCTTATGCATTAAACCTAGGGTTTGCACCAGTGAGAAAACCAGGCAAATTACCAAGAGAAACTGTCACTGTTAAATACGATTTAGAATATGGATCGAATGAGTTATCATTACATGCAGATGCTGTTAAAAAAGGTGACCGTGTGCTCATTGTAGACGATTTACTCGCAACCGGTGGAACCGTGGATGCGACAGTACAACTGGTAGAAAAGTTGGGCGGACAAGTCGTTGGCGCTGCTTTCTTCATTGAACTTGAAGCGCTCAAGGGTAGGGAACGCTTGGCTAAATATCCGATTTTTGCTTCATTGAAATACTAAGGTGATAGATTGGAAACGTTGATGACTTTTGAAAAGTTAATCGACAATGTCAAGACATATATCCGACGTGAAAGTGACTTGGCTAGACTTGAGGCGGCATATCAAATGTCGTCTTTTAAGCATGCTACTCAAACCAGAAAAAGTGGCGCGCCATACATCACACACCCACTCGCAGTCGCGTACATATTAAGCGAACTCTCGGCAGGTCCAAATACCCTGATTGCGGCTTTATTACACGACACCCTTGAAGACACACCGACCTCCTATGATGAAATCAAAGCACAATTTGGAGAAGAAGTGGCTCAACTGGTGGATGGAGTTACCAAAATTGGTAAGATTTCGTTTAACCAAGAAGTATCACAAGCCGATAATCATCAAAAAATGTTGCTCGCGATGGGAAAAGATATTCGTGTGGTCTTGATTAAAATTGCCGATCGATTGCACAACATGCGTACGATTCATTACCAATCTTCAGAAAAACAATTGAAAATTGCCAATGAAACGTTAGATATTTATGCGCCACTTGCCCATCGACTTGGTCTATTTAAAATTAAAGCTGAACTTGAAGATATCTCGTTACGCATTGTCAATGGGCCTTTTTATCATCGCATTAAACACTTGATTGAAAACCAAGAACAAATCAAAAATGTGTCGATTGAACACATGATGAGCAAGATTAAAGAACATTTGAGTGAGCATCATGTAGAACACTATCAGATTTCTGGTCGTACAAAAAATATCTATTCCATCTATAAAAAGATGACCAAGCAAAATAAAGATTTTGAAGACATCTACGATATTTTAGCGATTCGTGTCATCGTCGATCGAATTGAGGATTGTTATCAAGTCTTAGGTGTGATTCACGCGCACTTTATACCAATTCCAAAGCGATTTAAAGATTATATTGCCGTACCTAAACCAAACATGTATCAGTCTCTGCATACAACGATTTTATCCGATGATGGCTCGATTTTTGAAGTTCAAATTCGTACTTATGAAATGGATAAAGTTGCAGAATACGGGATTGCAGCCCATTGGGCGTATAAAGAAAGTAAAGAGTATTCCAAAGAAAAAGAACAATTTGAAATTGCACAAAAACTCAAATGGTATGCAGATTTACTCAAGATGAGTGAAGATGCTGACGATAAAAATGAGGGTGCAAACGAATTCGTTCAAACCGTTAAAAACGACATTTTAGAGGCCAATGTTTATGTATTCACCCCTAAAGGTCAAGTCGTTGAATTAACCAAAGGCTGTACTCCGATTGATTTTGCCTACCGTATCCACTCCGATGTCGGTAACAAAATGGTTGGTGCATCCGTCAACAATCGTATTGTCCCACTCGATTATGAACTTCAAACGGGTGACATCGTTGCGATTAGAACCTCTAAAAACGTCACTGGTCCATCTGAAGACTGGCTTAAAATGGCCAAATCTTCTCATGCTAGACATAAGATTAAAGGCTTTTTGAACAAACAAAACAAGGACAATCTACTTGAAATGGGTAAGGACATGATTGAACGTGAACTAACACCATTGAAACTAGAAATGTCGCAAATAACCGATGAATTTGTTGTGAAACATTTCTCGAAGAATATGACTGAAACGGTCGAAGACCTCTTTGTTGAAGTCGGTAAAGGCATCATCAGTCCTAAAACCGTGGCGGCTAAACTTTCTGGCAAAGAACTCGACAAAGAAACGATGTTACAACGCCAACTTGAAAAAGCCAAACGCATATTAACGACGAACCACGAATCTGGATTGATCGTGGAAGGTCTATCCACACCACAAATCAAGATTGCCAACTGTTGTTTACCAGTCCCTGGTGATTCCATTGTAGGTTATGTCACCAAAGGCAGTGGGATTGCTGTCCATCATGAAAACTGTCCAAACGTTAAAAACTTAACGGAGATGCGTTTTGTCGATGTCTATTGGGCAACCAATATCACGAGAAAGTACCCAACCAGAATTCAAATCATTGGTCAGAATCGTGACAATATCCTTTCAGAAATCATCGCGACCATCAATGCGACCTCATTAACCATTGCAGAAGTCAATGCCATAAGCAATGCGCGTTTAGAAAGCATTACAACCCTAAAGATATTGACAAGCAGTAAATCGGAAATTGAGAATGTCATGGTGAACTTAATGAAGATCAACAATATTTATCACATCGAAAGAAGATTTAAATAATGAGAGCGGTCATTCAACGGGTCACCAGTGCTGAAGTCACAGTCGGTGACTACCATCAGTCGATCGGGTTAGGCTATCTCATTCTATTGGGCATTCATGTCGATGATGAGCCTTCAGACTATGATTATATGCTAAAGAAAATTTTATCGCTTCGCATATTTGAGGATGCAGAAGGTAAGATGAACCTCAGTTTATCACAGGTCAATGGCAGTATTTTATTGATTTCTCAATTCACGCTTTTAGGCTCTGTTAAGGGTAATAATCGCCCTTCATTTACACAGAGTGCTAAACCCGATAAAGCATTGGATTATTATTTGAGACTATTCGATGATTTGTCCAAAACGGTACCCATCGTGAAAAAGGGTCTATTTGGAGAAGATATGAAAGTATCCCTCACCAATCAAGGCCCCGTGACCATCATCATCGATACGAAGGAGTGATTCCATGAAAAGCAAATTGAATTGGCGCTATGTGAATATCCTCATGTTACTGTTGATTATTTACATGCTTTATGTGCTATCACCATTGTGGGGTAGTTTATTCGAAAAGGCGATTTTAGCACTATTGCCCATCATCATTGCGTTCGCCATCGCATTCGTCTTTAATCCGATTGTGACGACGCTAGAAAAACGGTTTAAAATCCCGAGGGTCGTTGCTATATTGTTTTTATATGCATCCATCATCGGTATGGTCTTATTGATTGTATTCGTATTTGTGAAACCTTACATTGAAGATTTAAGCAACATCACCGTTGGTTTAGGGAATCTATTGATCCAAATAGGCGATTTGCTCAATATTGATACCAGTTCAGTCCAAGTATCATTATCTGCGATGGTCACCGATATTTATAACAGTATTTTCTCGTTCTTCACTGCGACAGGTGAAGGCGCAGACTTGGTTATTGGTACGATATTTGGTGGTGCAGTCATTGTCATTGTTGGGATCATATTCCTCATTAACTTCGAACACATTAAAAATCGTTCAAAAGAATATTTGCTTTCAAGAGAATCACAAAAAATGTATTTATATGTTTCCCAGCTTTATCATGATTTAACGAATTATTTGGTTGCGGAAATCATCATCGCTGGCATTCAATTCATTGAATATGCGGGTTTGTTCCTCTTGATCAGCATCTTTATCCCTGAATACTTGAATCTCGCATTGTTGTTAGGCGTATCGGTCGCAGTATTTTCATTAATTCCGTATTTTGGTGGATATCTATCCTCATTCTTCATGATTTTGATTGCGTTATCGCTACCAAAACCATTGATTGCAGCCGTACCAATTGGGTTATTCATCCTCATTTTCCCAAATTTAGATGCTTACCTCATTAATCCACATATCTATAAGAAACAATTGAAATTAAACCCACTATTATCGGTTTCAGCCATCCTGCTCATGCAAGCATTCTTTGGATTGGTTGGTGTGGTTATTTCAATCCCTGTCATCTTATTTATTACCATCACGTATAACTTTTATAAAGAACCGATTCACGCCAGACTTAAACGTTTTAAAGAATCGTTATAAGATTGACTTTAAAAGCAGAATATTGTATCATTTAACTGTAATTTAATCGTCTGTTGATTGAAAAGAATGACAAGGCAAGGTCTAAGAGCGAGGATGAACGGTGGAAGCATCCAGAATAACCTGTCAGGGACACTTCAGGAAGACATAACTAGTTGAGGGCTATGGGATAACCATAGAACTAAGGTGGTACCGCGCATGTTTAGCGTCCTTAGAAATAAGGGCGCTTTTTATTTTTTTTGTGGGTGAATCGATGATAACGAACCGAAAAATGCCGACAATTGAATTGGATAGAGTCATCCTTAGAACCTTGTTGAAGAAAGATGCCAACGATTTCTTTGAGGTTGGAAAAGACCCGATCACAACGGAGTTTTTAACCTGGGGGCCATTCAAAACCATCAAAGAAGCGAAAACCATGATTAAATTCACTTATTTTAGACGCATGGCCCGTCAAGAACCGATTGGGTATGCCATTTTAGACAAAGAGACCCATCAAATGATTGGTACGATTGAATTTCACACATTCAATCGAAAGAATAACACGTGTGAAATTGGGTATGTGTTAAAACGTGCCTATTGGAACCAAGGCATCATGACAGCCTGTGTTGATGCGATGACCAAAGTTGCTTTCGAGCACTTAGATATCGATTGTGTCATCATCAAACACATCAAAGAGAATATGGCCAGCCAACGCGTCATATTAAAAGCAGGTTATCAATTCATTGAAATCAATAAACAAAGCTTTTTTCATCCGAAAACGCACCGTTTTCACGATGTTTATGTATACGAAAAATGGAGGAAACAATCATTATGATTAGCAAAGCAAAAGGGACCTATGATGTCCTACCAACCGAATCCTATAAATGGCACACATTAGAAGAAAAAGCACGCCAAATCTGTGTTTTATTCGGTTACAAAGAAGTGAGAACACCGATTTTTGAATACCGTGAAGTATTTCATCGACAAAATGAACAATCCGACATGGTCACCAAAGAAACCTATAACTTCATGGACAAAGGTGACCGCGGATTGACCCTGAGACCTGAAGGTACAGCCGGTGTCATTCGCAGTTTTGTAGAAAACAAGTTATATGTTGAAAACCCACTCAATAAGCTCTATTATATCGGTCCTAACTTCCGCTATGAACGTCCTCAAAAAGGTCGTTTTAGACAATTCTCACAATTTGGGGTGGAAGCGATTGGTTCTAATGACCCTGCACTAGATGCAGAAGTCATCGGATTAGCCTACGCATTCATCCAAAAATTGGGGTTAAAAGGGGTCAGAGTTCGTATCAATACGTTGGGTGATAACGAATCTCGTGCTGACTTCAAAGACGCTTTAAAGAAGCACTTTGAACCTCATGTCGATACCCTATGTGATGACTGTAAATTACGCATTGAGAAGAATCCATTGCGTATATTGGACTGCAAAGTCGATCAACAACACCCAGCGGTACTCAAAGCACCAACCACACAAGACTACTTAAACGACAGTTCAAAAGACTATTTCCAACAAGTATTGGCTTATTTAGACGCTGCTAATATCGATTATGAAATCGCTCCAAAATTGGTAAGAGGTTTGGACTACTATACCCATACCGTATTTGAAATCGAAGCCGATATCGAAGGTTTTGGTGCTCAAAATGTCCTTGGTGGTGGTGGACGTTATCAATCATTGGTTAAAGAACTCGGTGGACCAGATCTACCTGGTATCGGATTCGCTTTTGGCATGGAACGCTTAATCATCGCGATGGAATCAGAAAACATCGCATTTAATGAGGATAAAGTGAATGATATCTTCTTGATTGCAACAGACACAACAGCGCGTATTCAAGCCATCAAACTCTTATTTGAAGCAAGACAACAAGGGTTGGTTGCCGATATGGATTTCGTATCGACCTCATTCAAAGCCCAACTCAAATCCGGTTTAAAATCCAATGCGAAGTATTTGGGTATCATCGGTGAATCTGAGTTACAAAATAAAACCGTATCACTAAAAAATACCACAACACAACAACAGGAAGAAATACCAGTCAAGATTGCGATCCGTTCCGTCAAAAGCTGGTTAGGTAAATAATATGGCTTATACACATCATAACAATGAATTAAATTTAGCCCACCTCGGACAAACCGTACGTCTTAAAGGTTGGGTCGCAAGAAAACGCAACTTAGGCGGTTTGATTTTTATTGACCTTCGTGACCGTTTCGGTATCACACAGCTCTTGGTTCAACCAGGTCACCCATCGTATGAACTCGCAAGTACACTGAAGAGTGAATATGTGATCGCAATCACCGGTGTTGTCATTGAACGTGAATCGAAAAACCCGAATATGGCAACAGGTGACATCGAAGTCAACATCGAAGAACTAGTGGTTTTAAACACCGCTGAAACACCACCTATTGGTATTTCAAATGAAGATACCGCTTTAGAAGATACCCGTCTAAAATACCGTTATTTGGACTTAAGACGTCCTGTCATGCAAAACTTCATGATTAAACGCGCTCAGATCACCCAAGCGGTACGAGAAGCCCTTTTATTAGAAGGATTCAATGAGTTTGAAACCCCAATTTTAGGTAAATCAACCCCAGAAGGTGCGAGAGACTTCTTGGTGCCATCCCGTTTGTACGCAGGCGAATTTTACGCATTACCACAATCCCCACAAATCTATAAGCAATTATATATGGTCGCTGGATTCGAAAAATATTTCCAAATCGCTCGTTGTTTCAGGGATGAAGATTTACGTGCAGACCGTCAATTGGAATTCACCCAAGTGGACATTGAAACCTCATTCTTAACTGAATTAGAAATCCAATCGATGATTGAACGCGTATTGGCTCATACGTTTAAGAAAGTACTCAATGTAGAGATTAAACTACCGATTGAACGCATGCCTTTTGACCGCGCGATGTCTCTATATGGTTCAGATAAACCGGATTTACGCTTTGGGTTATTATTGAAAGACTTAAATCCACTATTCGATCATTATGCCATCCCATTTTTAGCAAACAAGTCCATTCGTGGCTTTGTGGTGCCAAATGGTGCGCATTTATCGCGTAAAGAACTCGATGCTTTTACAACAACCGTGAAGAAGAACCACGGGGATGCTTTAGCATTCTTAAAAGTATCAAACCATGAATTATCTGGTTCCCTGTTAAAAAATATTACGGACCCTAAGCAATTCATCGAATCGGCTGGTTTGGTTGAAAATGACTTATTATTGGTCATTGCCGGTAAGGACTTCGAATCGGCATCCAAAGCCGCTGGTGCGCTTAGAAAAGAACTTGGTGACTACTTGAAGTTAGCGAGTGATGATGATTATCGTTTCGTATGGATCGTTGATTGGCCTTTATTTGATGTCAATGAAGATGGTTCGCTCACTGCAGCCCATCACCCATTCACTTCCCCTAAAGAAGCCGATAAACCATTACTATTTTCCAACCCACAAGCTTGTCGTGCACAAGCCTATGACATTGTTTTAAACGGTTATGAATTGGGTGGTGGGTCGGTTCGTATCCATGAATCACATATCCAACAACAAATGTTTGAAGCCATCGGCCTATCTAAAGAAATCATTGAAGAACGTTTTGGATTCTTGGTCGGAGCCCTCAAGTATGGTACCCCACCTCATGGCGGACTCGCATTGGGTCTGGACCGTTTGGTAATGTTGATGACCAACACCAAAAACATCAAAGACGTCATCGCATTCCCTAAGACACAAAGTGCGAGAGACTTGATGATGCAAGCCCCATCGAGTGTCGCAGATGCACAACTAGAAGAACTCAATTTAATCATCAAAAAATAAAGACGAGCAATCGTCTTTATCTTTTTCAAAATGGCTTCATTTAGCCGTTATTTTGTTGTGTTTGTTGTCTTACCATATGTTCATAGCGGAATTCAAGTCTGGCTTGAACATTGATTTGTGCCATTTGAAGTCTGAATTGGTTGAGGACTTGATTGTATTGTAAAAGGGTTGCTTGAAGTTGGAGATTCAATTCACCTAAGAATAAATCTTCAAACGCTGCTAAATCGACTTGATGTTCTAAGAATAATTGGCGATAGGTTTCGCGAATGGCTCGATAATCATCCATGAAGTTTTCTAAAAGCAGGATTTCAAGTTCACCATTTTGATAGAAGAACAAGTACTCGTGTGGTATATTTTCTGCATCCACATACGCTTTAACCATTTGATCTAGTTCAGCTTTGGTAGACATGAAGTTCATGAAGATGGTTTGAGCTTGGGTTCTAAGGTTCGCGCGTTCTTGGCGATTACCATTGAATTCTTCGTACAATGCTTTTAGTTCTACTTTATAACCAATCAATAATTCATTTTTGGCTTGGATAGCTGCATCCGCATCAATTTTCGCTTGAATAGAAGTTTCATAGGCGTCAGCACTAGGAATTTCAATCGCTTCGATGGCATCGACATATGCTCCATATAGCGCGACTAAAGCTTGAGCATCCAAATCTGAATCCACCAATAATGCATCAAATCCAGATGGGTTTGTGATCAACATTAGATTGGCTTGGGTTTCAATATAGGATACACGTAAGAAGTGGAAAGCGGCTTTCGCATTCGCTCTAAGTTGTAGATATGCAAGTCTAACGTGGTCGGTTGCGAAATCGTTCAATGCTTCACGATTTTCATTGATGATGTTTAATAATTCACGAACACTCATATTGACAGCTACTTCATAAGTTAAATCGACATCTAAAGCCATCGCCGCTTTGATGATGCGATATTTACCGACTGAGATACCAAGTGCTTCCGCTTGATCGATGTCTTCTTGGGTGATGCCTGCATTACCATCCACCACATTGACAGTCATATTTTTGGACTCCAAGTGGGCTTGAATGCGGCTACGAATATTGGCTTGGATGCGGCTCATACGATTAGCATTATCGGTTTCAGTCGTGACGACAACCGCGTTTTCCATACCCGCTTTTAAATAGCCATATTGTCTGGCCAATTCCGTGATATCGACGACGACATCAGCCGCCACTTTACCTGTAAAATCGGTATCTAATAATAACGTTTGTGCATCGTCATTGAGCGGTGTTACGCGTTCAACACGACCTCTGGCATTGGTTGTGATTTCAACGCTTGGGTTGATATCGACCGTAATTCTCGCATTCGCTGCGTTCACCGATTCGGTGCAGGCAGCGAGGATCGTAATCATTAATAAGGCTACAGTAATGACAAATAGTTTTCTCATGATGTTATTGCTCCTTTTGTTGGTAATTTTGTAAAATTGTTTGAATATATGGGGATGATTTTAGGGATTCAGTGACTTGATTCGAATTGTAATAAACCATGAATTCTTGGTAAGCTTCATCCAAAATACGACGATAAGCATTCCCTGATCCAGCAGAAGGCTGGTTAAGTATGGTGTCTAATCGTTTCGCACTAGCCAAGAACAATTGATCATACAATGAAGCATCTAAGTACAATTCAACTGAAGTTAGGACTTGCATGGCATGGGCTGGCGCTTGCCATTCACTCAATTGATTTAAATTGGCATGTGTATCGACCAAATGGGTATATAATCCACGAACACTTAGCTCGAATAACGTGTCTACTTGTTGTTTTAAATAGGCTTCATAAGCATCTATTTTGGATTCAAGCACCAATAATTTTTGATATTTCACGCTTGGCAACAATGGAATGGTCGCGTTTGGAAAGTATTCTGTTGAGAATGTTGCATAGGCTTGATTGAACTGTACAAGGTTTGAATCATACAATTCTTTTAAGTTATCAATGGCTGCTCTTAGGTTCTCTATATACGTATCCACTTCGAGTAACAAAGATGCTTTTTGATCATCGAGATTTCGTTTTAATGCTTCGAGTTGCGTTTTAAGTGCATCGATTTCTGTTGCCACAAAGCCGCGTCTGATTTCATTCAATCTTGGAATATCATAGGATAGAAGTGTATCTAAGCTATAGGATGGATCGATGGCGATGATGGCTTTAATCAAAGCGAGTTTTCGAGGTGTGATATTGAGCGATTTGGCTTCTGAAATCAAGGCTTCAGTCACTTGGATCATTTGAATTCTGGATTGAAAACGCGCTTGAATACGCTCATTTAATTTGTTTTCAATCGTTGATTTTTCATTATATGCGTTGACATTTACCACAGAAGCATCTGTGACATAACCCAACACAGTGGCTTGTGTAATGACTGCTTCAATGGCGTCATTCACGGATAAGCTGGTCAAAACCATGTTTTCAATGACCACTTCACCATCCAAATTGAGGGCACGATAGGACGTGACTTCATCTTTCTCATCCACGGTAAACTCGATAGATGGGTTGATGTCAACCGTCACAATCGATGGGGTCGTAGGGTTTTGTCTAAATAAGGTGATACCAACCAAAACCAATAATAGAAGTCCAACTGTCATGGCAAGTTTTGGATGCCAGTGGATAACGCTCGATTTATGCTTTTCTTGTCTAGGGATTTGGGATAAAATACGTGCTTTATCCAGTTCAATGGTCTTTCCTTCGGCTTTTAATTGTTCAATTAAAGATTTATTTGTCATGATTGGTACCTCCTTCCAGCTGGTGTTTCAATTTTTCAAGTGCCACATTGAGTTTAAATGTCACACCTGAGGTGGATAAATTCAGTGTTTTCGCAACTGTTTGTCTCGTTTTTCCTTCAACAACACAATGCATCACAATATAGAATTCATCTTCATCCAATACTTGGGCCGCTAAATCCATGAGCGGCGTTTCTGTGTCTTCTTGGGTGGGTTGATTGAGTGTTTCCACATCCACGAGTGTTTCTCTCGATTGTTTGTGGTAATGATTGATGGCTTCATTTTTAGCAATGCGCATGATCCATGATTTGGGTTGGTCATCCTGATAAGATGCACGGTTTTGATAGATTTTCATGTAGACGTCTTGCATGATTTCTTCAGCAACCGCTGTCCGTTTCACGATTTGGTAGATTTGATAGAACACCATACGGTTGGTTATATCATAAATCACATCCATCGCGTTACTCTGACCATTTTTTAACTGTTTCATGGCTTGTTTCAATTTAATTTGATCAAACATATGACCACTCCCAACATCCCTGACACCTATATAACAAATAACTTGTATGGTTTCGCCAGTAAAAAGTAAAAAATCTTTAATTCCATTATACGCCAACTGATGATAAGACTAAATTTGATTTGGACCATTCTACAAAAAAAATCCCATAATTATGGATACATCATCAAATAATGGGTTGTTTACTAGTCAAAATGACCAATTTAAGGTATGATATTTATAAAGCAATTTGGAGGTAATCACATGAAAAGAATCATTTTAGCTGGTGGCTGTTTTTGGGGCGTTCAAGCCTATTTTAGAGATGTCAAAGGGGTTAAACATACCGAAGTTGGATATGCCAATGGAAACAAAGAGAACCCAACCTACAAAGAAGTATGTAACGGGGTTGCGACACACGCCGAAGTAACATTGGTTGAATACGATGAAACCGTGGTTCAATTACCAACCCTATTGGAACACTTTTTTAGAATCATCAATCCTTATACCCTCAATCGTCAGGGACATGATGTTGGAGTTCAGTACCGCTCAGGGGTGTACTTTGAATCCGAAGAAGACGCTCAGGTTGCCCGTCAATTTATCGCTTCAAGACAAGCATTATCGGAACGCAAGTTTGCGGTTGTGGTTGAACCATTAAAAAACTATTATATCGCTGAAGAGTATCATCAAGATTATTTGATTAAGAATCCAAACGGGTATTGTCACGTGAATCTTGGTTTATTAAAAGAGGATGAGAAAAATGAAAAGAACTGATTACATTTCTTGGGATCAGTATTTCATGGGGGTTGCTTCTTTGTCAGCGCTTCGCTCAAAGGACCCAAGCACACAAGTTGGTGCATGCATCATCAATCCCGATAAACGCATCATCGGTATTGGCTATAATGGCTTACCACAGGTCTTATCGGACGATGAATTCCCTTGGACCAAAGAGGGCGACCTACAAGACACCAAATACCCGTATGTCGTTCATGCGGAAGCAAATGCCATTCTAAATGCCACACAATCCCTCAAAAATGGGGTTTGTTATGTCACTCTATTCCCCTGTCACGAATGTGCCAAACTGTTAATTCAAAGTGGAATTAAAGAATTGGTTTATCAAGAAAATAAATATGAAGATACACCATCGAATCGAGCATCGATGCGGATGTTTACAGCTGCAGGTGTTAAAATTCGACAATTTCATTTGGGTCATCTCGAGATTAAAAAATGAAATGGATGATTAAACACAAATGGATTAGCCTAGTCATATTGCTTGTCTATGCCAGCTTAGCCATTTTATTCACGTATCGAATGGATGATTATACCTTAACCCTCAAGGGTGACTTGACGCCAGTTAAAACCACATTGTTAGATTCGGAAGATGACCATTTCTATACCATTTACGTGGTCAGTATGGATCGTCCAACCTTATTTCAATATTGGATTGGCACACTCACCGATTCAATCGATGTTTCCAGGTTACCTGAAGCATATCGTGGTATGAGTGCGATGACACAATACAAAATGGGTCAAATCGCAGAAGAAATCAGCTACCAATACGCAACCATCCAGGCTTATACCAAAGCCAACTTGGTTGATCCGTCCATTCAAATCGAATATGATCTGCTTGGATACATGGTCAGTTATGTTGAATTGGAACAAACAGGCATCGAATTGGGGGATCTTTTGGTAGAAGTTGAAGGGCAAAATTATGCAAATTTACCTCAAAACGCCTTTTTTGGATACTTTTCGAATCAAAACACAGTCGAAGTGGTTGTCATTCGAGAAGGTAATCCGATTGAGCTCACATTAAATAAATTAACCTCTATTGACCGTTATGGGATTCGTTTAGAACCATATTATGATATCGAAACCACACCGAATCTCGAAACAACCTATGGCAATGATTTTATTGGTGGTCCATCGGGTGGTATGATACAAACCCTCGATATATATATGAAACTACTCAATATTGATTTGAAGG
Proteins encoded in this window:
- the hisS gene encoding histidine--tRNA ligase, yielding MISKAKGTYDVLPTESYKWHTLEEKARQICVLFGYKEVRTPIFEYREVFHRQNEQSDMVTKETYNFMDKGDRGLTLRPEGTAGVIRSFVENKLYVENPLNKLYYIGPNFRYERPQKGRFRQFSQFGVEAIGSNDPALDAEVIGLAYAFIQKLGLKGVRVRINTLGDNESRADFKDALKKHFEPHVDTLCDDCKLRIEKNPLRILDCKVDQQHPAVLKAPTTQDYLNDSSKDYFQQVLAYLDAANIDYEIAPKLVRGLDYYTHTVFEIEADIEGFGAQNVLGGGGRYQSLVKELGGPDLPGIGFAFGMERLIIAMESENIAFNEDKVNDIFLIATDTTARIQAIKLLFEARQQGLVADMDFVSTSFKAQLKSGLKSNAKYLGIIGESELQNKTVSLKNTTTQQQEEIPVKIAIRSVKSWLGK
- a CDS encoding RelA/SpoT family protein, translating into METLMTFEKLIDNVKTYIRRESDLARLEAAYQMSSFKHATQTRKSGAPYITHPLAVAYILSELSAGPNTLIAALLHDTLEDTPTSYDEIKAQFGEEVAQLVDGVTKIGKISFNQEVSQADNHQKMLLAMGKDIRVVLIKIADRLHNMRTIHYQSSEKQLKIANETLDIYAPLAHRLGLFKIKAELEDISLRIVNGPFYHRIKHLIENQEQIKNVSIEHMMSKIKEHLSEHHVEHYQISGRTKNIYSIYKKMTKQNKDFEDIYDILAIRVIVDRIEDCYQVLGVIHAHFIPIPKRFKDYIAVPKPNMYQSLHTTILSDDGSIFEVQIRTYEMDKVAEYGIAAHWAYKESKEYSKEKEQFEIAQKLKWYADLLKMSEDADDKNEGANEFVQTVKNDILEANVYVFTPKGQVVELTKGCTPIDFAYRIHSDVGNKMVGASVNNRIVPLDYELQTGDIVAIRTSKNVTGPSEDWLKMAKSSHARHKIKGFLNKQNKDNLLEMGKDMIERELTPLKLEMSQITDEFVVKHFSKNMTETVEDLFVEVGKGIISPKTVAAKLSGKELDKETMLQRQLEKAKRILTTNHESGLIVEGLSTPQIKIANCCLPVPGDSIVGYVTKGSGIAVHHENCPNVKNLTEMRFVDVYWATNITRKYPTRIQIIGQNRDNILSEIIATINATSLTIAEVNAISNARLESITTLKILTSSKSEIENVMVNLMKINNIYHIERRFK
- a CDS encoding GNAT family N-acetyltransferase, which encodes MITNRKMPTIELDRVILRTLLKKDANDFFEVGKDPITTEFLTWGPFKTIKEAKTMIKFTYFRRMARQEPIGYAILDKETHQMIGTIEFHTFNRKNNTCEIGYVLKRAYWNQGIMTACVDAMTKVAFEHLDIDCVIIKHIKENMASQRVILKAGYQFIEINKQSFFHPKTHRFHDVYVYEKWRKQSL
- a CDS encoding AI-2E family transporter, with the protein product MKSKLNWRYVNILMLLLIIYMLYVLSPLWGSLFEKAILALLPIIIAFAIAFVFNPIVTTLEKRFKIPRVVAILFLYASIIGMVLLIVFVFVKPYIEDLSNITVGLGNLLIQIGDLLNIDTSSVQVSLSAMVTDIYNSIFSFFTATGEGADLVIGTIFGGAVIVIVGIIFLINFEHIKNRSKEYLLSRESQKMYLYVSQLYHDLTNYLVAEIIIAGIQFIEYAGLFLLISIFIPEYLNLALLLGVSVAVFSLIPYFGGYLSSFFMILIALSLPKPLIAAVPIGLFILIFPNLDAYLINPHIYKKQLKLNPLLSVSAILLMQAFFGLVGVVISIPVILFITITYNFYKEPIHARLKRFKESL
- a CDS encoding adenine phosphoribosyltransferase, whose translation is MNLKDYIASIENFPKEGILFRDITPLMLNGEAYKYACDQMVAFAKEVGATVIVGPEARGFIFGCPVAYALNLGFAPVRKPGKLPRETVTVKYDLEYGSNELSLHADAVKKGDRVLIVDDLLATGGTVDATVQLVEKLGGQVVGAAFFIELEALKGRERLAKYPIFASLKY
- the dtd gene encoding D-aminoacyl-tRNA deacylase; this translates as MRAVIQRVTSAEVTVGDYHQSIGLGYLILLGIHVDDEPSDYDYMLKKILSLRIFEDAEGKMNLSLSQVNGSILLISQFTLLGSVKGNNRPSFTQSAKPDKALDYYLRLFDDLSKTVPIVKKGLFGEDMKVSLTNQGPVTIIIDTKE